The Deltaproteobacteria bacterium genome segment GCCAGAGGGCCATTCTCGATAATCATGACCTCATAGGGCATGAGCAGGTAAGGATATTCTTCTTTTCCTCCTGGAAGGTCAGCTGGCTGATAGTGCGGCAGATAGGTCGAATCCGAGCCAGTCACCCCAGCCTCTTTCAGAGCCTGGCAATAGAACTCGAACTTGCCGGAAGGAGTCTTGAAGGCAGAAGACAGGGAAGGCATGCTCTGAGAGGTGTCATACCAGCAGCCATGCTCCTGGAGCATTTCCCAGAGTTCATCTGCGGAGCCATAGTTAGGCGCAAGCCGCTCACCCAGGTGGCTCCATGGCTGCAGACCTGGCTCATCCGCCACCCTGCCGCTAGGAGCCGCAGCCAGTCCCTGAATTCTCGCCTGCAGCGCTTCTTCATAGTTGTCCCAGGGAAAACTGGCGGCCACACTGCCACCGAGCATTTTGGCAAGTTTGATTAGGACATCACCTGGATGGCGACACTCGAATCGGGGCTGCAGCACCGGCCGGCTCAAACCGAAGTAGGCGTACTGGAGCCCCCTGTCACCTGATACATCTTCGAAACGTTCCAGAAAGGTTGGTGCTGGCAAGATCAGATCGGCCATGACTGTGGTCTCATCCATAAAGGAGGAAAACGATACTACAGTGTCGATCTTTTCGAGGGCCTTGACAAAGAGATTCACATCGGCCAGATCATGCGCGGGGTTCGCCTCGTACACCCAGAGCATCTTTGTTGGATAGGGCTTCCCCTTGGGCACATTCTCGAGAAAATTGTACAGGAGGTGGCCTCCCAGAGGAAGGTCTGGTCCCCCGGAGCCGTCAAGCCTTTCTGAGCGCAGGCCATTACGGCTGGTACTATCCTGAACCACCTTGGGCCACGGTGCCAGCGGTGGCGTCACTGCCCAGCTCACACCACCTGGTCGATGCACACTTCCCACCAGTGCATTCAGACTCAGGACAGCAAGAAACTCATAGAGGCTGCCGTCCATCTTGCCCTGACCCCGGCCGCTCACTGCCAGAGCCGGCTTTGTCAAAGCAAAGTTCCGGGCCAGTTCAACTATTTTTTCCTGCTGAACACCGGTAATTTCGGCAACTCGAGCGGGGGTATACTCCTCGAGAAGCATAGACTTGAACCCCTGGTGGCGGCGACCCTGGCTGTCAGTCCAGTCATCGAAACCATGGGTGTAATTATCTACAAAAGCCCTGTCATAAATCTTCTCGCGGACAATTACATGGGCAAGACCCAGAGCGAGAGCAGCTTCTGTTCCAGGTGCTACGGCAAGCCATTCGTCTGCCTGGGAAGCGGTCAGTGAGCCGCGCGTTTCTATTTGAACCAGCCGGGTTTTCTGGCTGCCGCTCTTACTGCGCCACAGCCTGAACGCGCTCATCATTCGGCAGGGAGCACCCCATCCTTCTATAAGGTCAGCACCAAAACTCAATATCATTCTGGCATTTTCAAAATCATATGAAAGGGGAGTTCTCACACCCTGGCTCAGAAACACTCCAAGAGATTCCGCCTGCGCCGCAGCAGGCATGGTCAGGTAATTCGGCGACCCATAGGCTTCGAGGAAGCGGGAGAAAAACTCACTGACAGTTCCGTTCTGCTTGCCGCTCAGGCATACCAATCCTTGGGGTTGCGCCCGTAAGGATTTCAGTTTGGCTGCAAGCAGTGCCACTGCTTCGTCCCAGGTGATGGGCTCCAGGGTTTTCACCTCTCCCCGGGTACCTTTCTGTTTGAGGGGACTCTCTATACGGCTGATGCCGTAGTGGTATTGCAGGCCGGTGGCACCCAGAGGGCATATGCCTCCCTGATTGAGAGGATTGTTGGGATTGCCGTCTAGCCGTACAGCCCGTTTGCCATTGATAAGTCGAACTCTGATGCCGCAACCGCCAGGACAGAGTTGACAGACAGTATTGACCATAGTGGCCTCGCCCCGTTCAGGCGAAGGCCGCCAGGACCAGTTTTGTGACCAGATGGCAGAATCATCAGCCAGCTTCCACGGCAATGGTGACAGTAAAGTCCCCCCAATACCGCCAGCAATCAACTTGACAAAGGCCCTTCTGTCTACTTTCATGAGTAGCTTCCCCTTGAGCGATTGACCTTGTTCGTTCGTCTACTTATGACAGACGTCACAGCCGTTGTGCACACTTGCACGCGCATGGCAGTCCTCGCACTTATACATCTTCATAATCCCCTTGGGATATCCGGTGAGGCGATTCACCTGCACTGGTGGCGTCTCTTCCTCCTGGGAGGCGTCCCGGTGACAGGAGGTACACTCCATTTCGGCCATGAGCACATGAGCAGCGTGAGAAAAAAATACGTTATCCGGCTGCCTGGTATAGGAAAGCCAGGGGATCTCCTTGCCTGGCTCGACAAATTCTGTCACCAGTTTTGCTTCAGCCTCACTCTCGGTCATGGGCTCCTCGTGACATTCAGCACACTTCTCCACCTGGGGGATACCCACGTATGAGCCGTCCTCCCTGAAGCCATGGCAGTCTTCACAGGCCATGTCATTCTCCAT includes the following:
- a CDS encoding molybdopterin-dependent oxidoreductase, which gives rise to MKVDRRAFVKLIAGGIGGTLLSPLPWKLADDSAIWSQNWSWRPSPERGEATMVNTVCQLCPGGCGIRVRLINGKRAVRLDGNPNNPLNQGGICPLGATGLQYHYGISRIESPLKQKGTRGEVKTLEPITWDEAVALLAAKLKSLRAQPQGLVCLSGKQNGTVSEFFSRFLEAYGSPNYLTMPAAAQAESLGVFLSQGVRTPLSYDFENARMILSFGADLIEGWGAPCRMMSAFRLWRSKSGSQKTRLVQIETRGSLTASQADEWLAVAPGTEAALALGLAHVIVREKIYDRAFVDNYTHGFDDWTDSQGRRHQGFKSMLLEEYTPARVAEITGVQQEKIVELARNFALTKPALAVSGRGQGKMDGSLYEFLAVLSLNALVGSVHRPGGVSWAVTPPLAPWPKVVQDSTSRNGLRSERLDGSGGPDLPLGGHLLYNFLENVPKGKPYPTKMLWVYEANPAHDLADVNLFVKALEKIDTVVSFSSFMDETTVMADLILPAPTFLERFEDVSGDRGLQYAYFGLSRPVLQPRFECRHPGDVLIKLAKMLGGSVAASFPWDNYEEALQARIQGLAAAPSGRVADEPGLQPWSHLGERLAPNYGSADELWEMLQEHGCWYDTSQSMPSLSSAFKTPSGKFEFYCQALKEAGVTGSDSTYLPHYQPADLPGGKEEYPYLLMPYEVMIIENGPLANQPFMTKMLFDFELKGRDSFVEINPKTAKEVGLREGDRVELTTAIGSVKVRLHLTESARPGVIFIPLGLGHSAFDRYIRGKGANANEVLAVLQEPLTGLASWWGTPVKISRA
- a CDS encoding cytochrome c3 family protein, with translation MSGEHTQRESGALGWTLFVVGFVGALFVGWVVFPKLLYSTQQQPLNFNHAVHMENDMACEDCHGFREDGSYVGIPQVEKCAECHEEPMTESEAEAKLVTEFVEPGKEIPWLSYTRQPDNVFFSHAAHVLMAEMECTSCHRDASQEEETPPVQVNRLTGYPKGIMKMYKCEDCHARASVHNGCDVCHK